One window of the Natrinema sp. CBA1119 genome contains the following:
- a CDS encoding biotin--[acetyl-CoA-carboxylase] ligase: MNETRRAVLEALADGPASGPELADSLDISRAAVWKQIEALREANFEIESGPNGYELAAVEAYNAPAVEFGLEAPFSIEYHDSVGSTNDRARELAADGAADVAVLADEQTGGRGRLEREWAAPSGGVWVSVVTRPDITPAQAPLYTLAASVAAATAAREAGVDARIKWPNDVVVPVSDDGDYRKLAGILTEMEGQTDRVDWLVVGIGLNANLDADALPEGATSVRDEAGDVDRRRFVQRLLEEFDRYRTDLEAVVPAWRDLALTLGQRVRVDRASGEVIGEAVDVTESGALVVETDDGRVTVAAGDCEHLRPV, translated from the coding sequence ATGAACGAGACGCGACGAGCGGTTCTCGAGGCGCTCGCGGACGGGCCGGCATCGGGGCCGGAGCTGGCGGACTCGCTCGATATCTCACGGGCGGCCGTCTGGAAGCAGATCGAGGCGTTGCGCGAGGCGAACTTCGAGATCGAGAGCGGCCCGAACGGGTACGAACTCGCGGCCGTCGAGGCGTACAATGCGCCGGCAGTCGAGTTCGGACTCGAGGCCCCGTTCTCCATCGAGTACCACGACTCCGTGGGCAGTACGAACGATCGAGCGCGCGAACTGGCCGCCGACGGCGCGGCGGACGTGGCGGTCCTCGCGGACGAACAGACCGGCGGCCGCGGCCGCCTCGAGCGCGAGTGGGCCGCGCCGTCGGGCGGCGTCTGGGTGAGCGTCGTGACGCGCCCCGATATCACGCCCGCGCAGGCACCGCTGTACACGCTCGCGGCGTCGGTCGCCGCGGCGACGGCGGCTCGAGAGGCGGGCGTCGACGCGCGGATCAAGTGGCCCAACGACGTGGTCGTCCCGGTCAGCGACGACGGCGACTATCGGAAACTCGCGGGGATCCTCACGGAGATGGAGGGACAGACGGATCGGGTCGACTGGCTCGTCGTCGGGATCGGGCTCAACGCGAACCTCGACGCCGACGCGCTCCCCGAGGGCGCGACCAGCGTGCGTGACGAGGCCGGCGACGTCGATCGCCGACGATTCGTCCAGCGCCTGCTCGAGGAGTTCGACCGCTACCGGACCGATCTCGAGGCCGTCGTTCCGGCGTGGCGGGACCTCGCACTGACGCTCGGCCAGCGCGTGCGTGTCGATCGGGCGTCGGGCGAAGTCATCGGTGAGGCGGTCGACGTGACCGAGTCGGGGGCGCTCGTGGTCGAGACCGACGACGGCCGAGTGACGGTCGCTGCGGGAGACTGTGAACACTTGCGACCCGTCTGA
- a CDS encoding universal stress protein: MYDSILVPTDGSREVEHALEYAFELARAHDAAIRTLYVVNAAGYGGLPMETALDGVSDALRGEGQAAVERAEALAPEDITVETEVREGAPSQVIVDEADPAECDLVVMGTHGRGGIDRLLLGSVTERVVRRASVPVLTVQVDPDEASERSDERQLAVE; encoded by the coding sequence ATGTACGACTCCATCCTCGTCCCGACCGACGGCTCTCGAGAGGTCGAACACGCACTCGAGTACGCGTTCGAACTCGCTCGCGCGCACGACGCAGCGATCCGCACACTGTACGTCGTCAACGCGGCCGGGTATGGCGGGCTGCCGATGGAAACTGCCCTCGACGGCGTCAGCGACGCGCTCCGCGGCGAGGGGCAAGCGGCGGTCGAGCGGGCCGAAGCACTCGCACCGGAGGACATCACCGTCGAGACCGAGGTTCGCGAGGGGGCACCGAGTCAGGTCATCGTCGACGAGGCAGATCCCGCGGAGTGCGATCTGGTGGTGATGGGAACCCACGGCCGCGGCGGGATCGACCGCCTCCTGCTCGGCAGCGTCACCGAACGGGTCGTCCGGCGCGCCTCGGTCCCGGTGCTGACGGTGCAGGTCGATCCCGACGAGGCGAGCGAACGCTCGGACGAGCGACAGCTCGCAGTCGAGTGA
- a CDS encoding DUF5799 family protein translates to MSDNPWTDRIVGERMAVDQEFSERIQQSRFSNQQWSLIMTATEFEIEQPDDPDRARIVANTDKLDGVIPELENVQAGMGAMGGAGAGNAGQNSSSGGVFDSIMGALGMGGDGGSSEKKQRKAAERLTQEYADELQSHLESKGKWETARHAAADGQ, encoded by the coding sequence ATGAGTGACAACCCGTGGACGGATCGGATCGTCGGCGAGCGGATGGCCGTCGATCAGGAGTTCTCCGAGCGGATCCAGCAGTCGCGCTTCTCCAACCAGCAGTGGAGCCTGATCATGACCGCCACGGAGTTCGAAATCGAACAGCCAGACGATCCCGATCGGGCGCGGATCGTCGCCAACACGGACAAACTCGACGGGGTCATCCCCGAACTCGAGAACGTCCAGGCCGGGATGGGCGCGATGGGGGGCGCGGGAGCCGGGAACGCCGGTCAGAATTCCTCAAGCGGCGGGGTGTTCGACTCGATCATGGGCGCACTCGGGATGGGAGGCGACGGTGGCTCCTCGGAGAAAAAACAGCGGAAGGCAGCGGAACGGCTCACACAGGAGTACGCCGACGAACTCCAGTCACACCTCGAATCGAAGGGGAAATGGGAAACGGCTCGTCACGCTGCCGCGGACGGCCAGTAG
- a CDS encoding biotin transporter BioY: protein MATERNSVDLVDDTVVRQFARAAVLAALIGVTALVGIPYPLSPAPVTLQVLFVFLAGLVLGPVWGAFSLLLYLTAGAAGVPVFSNMTAGIGVLLGNTGGYLWSYPIAAALIGVIVHRGTALRDLRNVSLTVVVGALVAATIVIYAMGSVYMSWVAEITLWEAVTVAAIPFIPAEIVKMTAAVAIVRSGRITPVRS, encoded by the coding sequence ATGGCAACGGAACGGAATTCGGTCGATCTCGTGGACGACACCGTCGTCCGGCAGTTCGCTCGAGCGGCGGTGCTCGCGGCGCTGATCGGTGTGACAGCGCTGGTTGGGATCCCGTATCCCCTCTCGCCGGCTCCGGTCACGCTTCAGGTACTGTTCGTCTTTCTCGCCGGACTCGTTCTGGGTCCGGTCTGGGGGGCGTTTTCGCTCCTGCTGTATCTCACGGCAGGTGCCGCTGGGGTTCCCGTGTTCTCGAACATGACCGCCGGTATCGGTGTCCTGTTGGGAAACACGGGCGGCTATCTGTGGTCGTATCCGATCGCCGCAGCCCTGATCGGCGTCATCGTCCATCGCGGGACGGCGCTCCGCGATCTGCGCAACGTGTCGCTCACGGTCGTCGTGGGTGCGCTCGTCGCGGCGACGATCGTCATCTACGCGATGGGATCGGTGTATATGTCCTGGGTGGCCGAAATAACGCTCTGGGAAGCCGTTACGGTCGCCGCGATCCCGTTCATTCCGGCTGAGATCGTCAAGATGACCGCCGCAGTCGCTATCGTCAGATCCGGCCGGATCACGCCGGTTCGATCGTGA
- a CDS encoding energy-coupling factor ABC transporter ATP-binding protein, with product MIEFESVSYAFEDVPVLEAVTLSIDDGEFVILAGGNGSGKTTLLRHCNGLLEPDSGDVLVDGTPVAEDLIAARSSVGMVFQHPRDQFVAATVGADVAFGPENLGLERREIDRRVTAALEAVNMAGREDDRIDALSGGEQSRVAIAGALAMEPTHLVLDEPFTGLDEPARRSVLERLESLSADGTGVLLATHDLRDVCGLADRIIAMQDGRVAVDGPPVAALAEFQGLEIRVPGR from the coding sequence ATGATCGAGTTCGAGTCGGTCTCCTACGCGTTCGAGGACGTTCCCGTTCTCGAGGCGGTCACGCTCTCGATCGACGACGGCGAATTCGTCATCCTGGCGGGGGGCAACGGCAGCGGGAAGACGACGCTGTTGCGCCACTGCAACGGCCTCCTCGAGCCCGATTCCGGCGACGTTCTCGTCGACGGGACGCCCGTCGCAGAGGATCTGATCGCCGCGCGCTCGAGCGTGGGCATGGTCTTCCAGCACCCTCGCGATCAGTTCGTCGCCGCGACCGTCGGCGCGGACGTCGCCTTTGGCCCCGAGAACCTCGGGCTTGAGCGACGGGAGATCGACCGCCGGGTGACCGCCGCGCTCGAGGCGGTGAACATGGCCGGTCGGGAGGACGATCGAATCGACGCACTCTCGGGCGGCGAACAGTCCCGCGTCGCGATCGCTGGCGCGCTCGCGATGGAACCGACCCACCTCGTCCTCGACGAACCCTTCACCGGGCTCGACGAGCCCGCCCGCCGATCCGTGCTCGAGCGCCTCGAGTCGCTGTCGGCCGACGGCACCGGCGTCCTGCTCGCGACCCACGACCTCCGGGACGTCTGCGGACTCGCGGATCGCATCATCGCCATGCAGGACGGCCGCGTCGCCGTTGACGGACCGCCTGTGGCGGCGCTGGCGGAATTCCAGGGCCTCGAGATCCGGGTTCCGGGTCGGTGA